Proteins from a single region of Halobaculum sp. CBA1158:
- a CDS encoding aminotransferase class III-fold pyridoxal phosphate-dependent enzyme: protein MDRDTAEPDAAALPGPNARKWVQFHQEHSAPSEYSHEFVWDVTREADGPFVTDVDGNVLLDFTCHIGAAPLGYNNEKVLSRLREFDLVEPMKIAGQDMYFGAGPTPDEAEVPGSSHLMEALVDASDQYGMDTVFLSNSGAEAMENAMKITHDLRAPAKYGVAFSGSFHGRTLGTLSVTKSKDVYTRHYPEVSGIETVPFCADRDCDAGSCDCGFFTGEGSRLRAMLSPEGGHVNPDEIAFLTLEPIQGVGGYRFPSEAFMSEVAAVTDEYDIPLVVDEIQSGVGRTGEIWASDHYAIEPDVIASAKALRVGATISRSEVFPAEKNRLGSTFGGGDVLGSMMGAFTLEAIREHDLLENATRRGRQAKELLAERTPEHVEDIRGKGLMLAVEFDTPDRRAAVVEAALERGLLTLGCGEKTIRLLPPLDSTEREIELGISLFCDAVDAVGPTATVS from the coding sequence ATGGATAGGGACACGGCGGAGCCGGATGCGGCCGCGCTTCCGGGTCCGAACGCCCGGAAGTGGGTCCAGTTCCACCAGGAGCACTCCGCCCCGAGTGAGTACTCCCACGAGTTCGTCTGGGACGTGACCCGCGAGGCCGACGGCCCGTTCGTCACCGACGTCGACGGGAACGTCCTCCTCGATTTCACGTGTCACATCGGGGCGGCACCGCTCGGCTACAACAACGAGAAGGTCCTCTCGAGGCTGCGGGAGTTCGATCTCGTCGAGCCGATGAAGATCGCCGGACAGGACATGTACTTCGGCGCGGGCCCCACTCCGGACGAGGCCGAGGTCCCCGGATCGAGCCACCTCATGGAGGCGCTCGTCGATGCGTCCGACCAGTACGGGATGGACACGGTCTTCCTCTCGAACTCCGGCGCGGAGGCGATGGAGAACGCGATGAAGATCACCCACGACCTCCGTGCGCCCGCGAAGTACGGCGTCGCCTTCTCCGGCAGCTTCCACGGTCGAACCCTCGGAACTCTCTCCGTGACCAAGTCCAAGGACGTGTACACGCGCCACTACCCGGAGGTGAGCGGGATCGAGACGGTTCCGTTCTGTGCGGACCGGGACTGTGACGCCGGGAGCTGTGACTGCGGGTTCTTCACGGGCGAGGGCTCCCGGCTCCGAGCCATGCTCTCTCCCGAGGGCGGTCACGTGAACCCCGACGAGATCGCCTTCCTCACCCTCGAGCCGATCCAGGGCGTCGGCGGCTACCGCTTCCCCAGCGAGGCGTTCATGTCCGAGGTCGCGGCCGTCACCGACGAGTACGACATCCCGCTCGTCGTCGACGAGATCCAGTCGGGCGTCGGCCGAACCGGTGAGATATGGGCGTCGGACCACTACGCGATCGAACCGGACGTGATCGCGAGCGCGAAGGCGCTGCGCGTCGGGGCGACGATCTCCCGCTCGGAGGTGTTCCCGGCCGAGAAGAACCGCCTCGGGTCGACGTTCGGCGGCGGAGACGTCCTCGGGTCGATGATGGGAGCGTTCACCCTGGAGGCGATCCGAGAACACGACCTGCTGGAGAACGCCACCCGACGCGGCAGGCAGGCGAAGGAACTGCTCGCGGAGCGCACGCCCGAGCACGTCGAAGACATCCGCGGGAAGGGCCTGATGCTCGCCGTCGAGTTCGATACGCCGGACCGGCGCGCCGCCGTCGTCGAGGCGGCGCTCGAGCGTGGCCTGCTGACGCTCGGGTGCGGCGAGAAGACGATTCGGCTGCTCCCGCCGCTCGACTCGACGGAGCGGGAGATCGAGCTCGGGATCTCGCTGTTCTGCGATGCCGTCGACGCCGTCGGCCCGACCGCGACAGTAAGCTAG
- a CDS encoding BCCT family transporter, with product MSSSGQGMVEEFLDEIDPVVFAFGALLTLGVIVAFFISPSAVEDGISSLNSELLGAFNWALLLIVFLIVLFLLFLIVGPWGGIKLGDEPPEYSFLSFFAMLYSAGFAAGVVFWGPTEALFYYDSPSPLFNGVEGGTAEAMTLAVQQTLFHWALPQLAVFTIMGIAIGYFAYNYENVPLRVSSALTPIIGAENLDGPFAKVVDILAVFATIGGVATSLGFIGSQFVTGLDYQWGINMGDIGILLVVTMMTLLFTTSMVLGVDKGIRRLSNFNMIVFVGLMFVTFLVGPTLFLVLVGTQAFGGMITDFVSMSLFTGAGPMGAGDSAATSWMNAWTVFYWAWALSWSPFAGLFIARISKGRTVREVAFTGIVATSGATIPWFTFVGGTAVWAQHNGIADFGAVLSGEAGAEVSGFILFQALSFTLNLGGASISIPIGSILIYVFLILVTTFFITSADSSTLAVSMMTTGGKAKPSNLNRIFWGVVLGMTAAILMILGGTGSANTLQQAAIITGTPFAFVCFLAMLALIKDFGANYQQVLLQEETVLYGSSEESRSQSTTGAVQSEDD from the coding sequence GACCCCGTCGTGTTCGCGTTCGGCGCGCTGTTGACGCTCGGGGTCATCGTCGCGTTCTTCATCAGTCCGAGCGCGGTCGAGGACGGGATCTCGTCGCTCAACTCGGAGCTGCTCGGCGCGTTCAACTGGGCGCTGCTGTTGATCGTGTTCCTGATCGTCCTCTTCCTCCTGTTCCTGATCGTCGGGCCGTGGGGCGGGATCAAACTCGGGGACGAACCGCCGGAGTACAGCTTCCTGTCGTTCTTCGCGATGCTGTACTCGGCAGGGTTCGCCGCCGGCGTCGTCTTCTGGGGTCCGACCGAGGCGCTGTTCTACTACGACAGCCCCTCGCCCCTGTTCAACGGCGTCGAAGGCGGGACGGCGGAGGCGATGACCCTCGCCGTCCAGCAGACGCTGTTCCATTGGGCGCTCCCTCAGCTCGCGGTGTTCACGATCATGGGGATCGCGATCGGCTACTTCGCGTACAACTACGAGAACGTCCCGCTGCGGGTGTCCTCGGCACTGACGCCGATCATCGGCGCGGAGAACCTCGACGGGCCGTTCGCGAAGGTCGTCGACATCCTCGCCGTCTTCGCGACGATCGGCGGCGTGGCCACGTCGCTCGGGTTCATCGGGAGCCAGTTCGTTACCGGACTTGACTACCAGTGGGGGATCAACATGGGCGACATCGGGATCCTCCTCGTGGTGACGATGATGACGCTGCTGTTCACAACCTCGATGGTGCTCGGAGTCGACAAGGGCATCCGCCGCCTGTCGAACTTCAACATGATCGTCTTCGTCGGGCTGATGTTCGTGACGTTCCTCGTCGGGCCGACGCTGTTCCTGGTGTTGGTCGGCACCCAGGCCTTCGGCGGAATGATCACCGACTTCGTCTCGATGAGCCTCTTCACCGGCGCGGGGCCGATGGGAGCGGGTGACTCGGCGGCGACGAGTTGGATGAACGCGTGGACGGTGTTCTACTGGGCGTGGGCGCTCTCGTGGTCCCCCTTCGCGGGCCTGTTCATCGCCCGCATCTCCAAGGGACGCACCGTCCGGGAGGTCGCCTTCACGGGGATCGTCGCGACGTCCGGGGCCACGATCCCGTGGTTCACGTTCGTGGGCGGCACCGCCGTCTGGGCACAACACAACGGCATCGCGGACTTCGGCGCGGTGTTGTCGGGCGAGGCCGGCGCGGAAGTGTCCGGGTTCATCCTCTTCCAGGCGCTGTCGTTCACGTTGAACCTCGGGGGAGCCTCGATATCGATCCCGATCGGGTCGATACTGATCTACGTGTTCTTGATCCTCGTGACGACGTTCTTCATCACGTCGGCCGACTCCTCGACGCTGGCCGTCTCGATGATGACGACCGGCGGCAAGGCCAAGCCGTCGAACCTCAACCGCATCTTCTGGGGCGTCGTCCTGGGAATGACCGCGGCCATCCTGATGATCCTCGGCGGGACCGGGAGCGCCAACACGCTCCAGCAGGCGGCGATCATCACGGGCACGCCGTTCGCATTCGTCTGCTTCCTGGCGATGCTCGCGCTGATCAAGGACTTCGGTGCCAACTACCAGCAGGTGCTGCTCCAGGAGGAGACGGTCCTCTACGGGTCGAGCGAGGAGTCGAGGTCGCAGTCGACCACCGGTGCGGTCCAGTCAGAGGACGACTGA
- a CDS encoding amidohydrolase — translation MTEPIRDRLVSLRRSFHRQPEPAWREFATTAKLVEEIREIGVDEVAAGPDAYDPADRMAVPDEDLDPWIERARERGADDDLLERMTGGNTGAVAVLDRGEGPAIGLRVDIDALFIEESTDPDHEPVDEGFRSEIDGAMHACGHDAHMTWGLATLEAIAESDFSGRLVVFFQPAEETSGGGRPMANSGFADDLDYLLAVHVGLDHPTGEVVAGVEKPLAMCHVDATIEGTSAHAGKAPQEGNNAMHAMGTAIVNAYGIPRHSEGMTRVNVGKATAGTASNVIAERAHMETEARGETTELMEYMKRRLERTVRSAAKMHGCRATVEVVSESPRADSDPELQALVSEVANGVDGIDRVLPAADFGASEDATFLMNRVQSEGGLATYLIVGTDHPTSHHTPTFDVDERSLQHGVDVLVGTIRDLERRHPVPQAADIDVGTDSAE, via the coding sequence ATGACCGAACCGATCCGCGACCGACTCGTCAGCCTCCGTCGGAGCTTCCATCGGCAGCCGGAGCCCGCCTGGCGGGAGTTCGCCACGACCGCGAAGCTCGTCGAGGAGATCCGCGAGATCGGGGTCGACGAGGTAGCGGCCGGACCCGACGCCTACGACCCCGCGGACAGAATGGCCGTTCCGGACGAGGATCTCGACCCCTGGATCGAACGCGCCCGGGAGCGCGGCGCGGACGACGATCTGCTGGAACGGATGACCGGCGGGAACACCGGCGCGGTCGCGGTCCTCGACCGGGGCGAGGGCCCGGCGATCGGGCTGCGCGTCGACATCGACGCCCTGTTCATCGAGGAGTCGACCGACCCGGATCACGAGCCGGTCGACGAGGGGTTCCGGTCGGAGATCGACGGGGCGATGCACGCCTGCGGACACGACGCCCACATGACGTGGGGGCTGGCCACTCTCGAGGCGATCGCAGAGAGCGACTTCTCCGGTCGCCTCGTCGTGTTCTTCCAGCCGGCAGAGGAGACCAGCGGCGGGGGTCGACCGATGGCGAACAGCGGGTTCGCCGACGACCTGGACTACCTGCTCGCCGTCCACGTCGGGCTCGACCACCCGACCGGCGAGGTGGTCGCCGGGGTCGAGAAGCCGCTCGCGATGTGTCACGTCGACGCGACGATCGAGGGGACCTCGGCCCACGCGGGCAAGGCTCCCCAGGAGGGGAACAACGCGATGCACGCGATGGGAACAGCCATCGTCAACGCCTACGGGATCCCGCGACACAGCGAGGGGATGACGCGGGTCAACGTCGGCAAGGCCACGGCGGGAACCGCGAGCAACGTCATCGCCGAGCGGGCCCACATGGAGACGGAGGCCCGCGGGGAGACGACGGAGCTGATGGAGTACATGAAGCGCCGGCTCGAACGGACGGTGCGCTCGGCCGCCAAGATGCACGGCTGCCGGGCGACCGTCGAGGTCGTGAGCGAGTCGCCGCGGGCCGACAGCGACCCCGAGCTTCAGGCGCTCGTGAGCGAGGTCGCGAACGGCGTCGACGGGATCGACCGCGTGCTCCCGGCGGCCGACTTCGGTGCCAGCGAGGACGCGACGTTCCTGATGAACCGGGTCCAGTCGGAGGGCGGGCTGGCGACGTACCTGATCGTCGGGACGGACCACCCGACCAGCCACCACACGCCGACGTTTGACGTCGACGAACGCAGCCTGCAGCACGGCGTCGACGTGCTGGTGGGAACGATCAGGGACCTCGAACGCCGCCATCCCGTGCCGCAGGCGGCCGACATCGACGTGGGGACCGACAGCGCCGAATGA
- the ilvA gene encoding threonine ammonia-lyase has translation MTGTHERDGSPPAGDPPVTVSDVKDAHERLRDVVHRTPLDTSRTFAELSGAASVGLKLEPFQRTGSFKIRGAYNAIAQLSPEDREAGVIASSAGNHAQGVALASDLLDVDATIVVPETTPAAKIDATRGYDAGVVVEGEEYEGAYEYALDRADRTGETFVHPFDDEAVVAGQGTIGLELREQFPELDTVLVAIGGGGLVSGIGTALSSTDPEVRVVGVQPEGAAHAKPSLEAGEIRRLSEVDTVADGIADARLLETTFAIAREVVDDVVTVSDREIAAAVALLAEREKVVAEGAGAAPLAAALSADLDVRGDHVGVVVSGGNVDLTEHGDLVRTGLRKLGRYATVRLALDDWPTLVGDVVDAVEGEGAQLDVLERAESGTADPPNRTPLKIGFEGSGEDHAEAVVAELSAVEGVSVVARSVDAD, from the coding sequence ATGACCGGGACGCACGAGCGGGACGGCTCCCCGCCTGCGGGCGATCCTCCCGTTACCGTCTCCGACGTGAAGGACGCACACGAACGGCTCCGCGACGTGGTCCATCGGACGCCGCTGGACACCTCACGTACGTTCGCAGAACTGAGCGGCGCGGCCTCGGTCGGCCTCAAACTCGAGCCCTTCCAGCGCACCGGGTCGTTCAAGATCCGGGGGGCGTACAACGCGATCGCGCAACTCTCCCCCGAGGACCGCGAGGCCGGCGTCATCGCCTCCAGCGCGGGAAACCACGCTCAGGGCGTCGCGCTCGCGAGCGACCTCCTCGACGTGGACGCGACGATCGTGGTCCCCGAGACGACGCCCGCGGCGAAGATAGACGCCACACGCGGCTACGACGCCGGGGTCGTCGTCGAGGGCGAGGAGTACGAAGGGGCCTACGAGTACGCCCTCGACCGCGCCGATCGGACGGGCGAGACGTTCGTCCACCCGTTCGACGACGAGGCGGTCGTCGCGGGACAGGGGACGATCGGCCTCGAACTGCGCGAGCAGTTCCCCGAACTCGACACGGTGCTGGTGGCGATCGGCGGCGGGGGACTCGTCTCCGGGATCGGCACGGCGCTGTCGTCGACGGACCCCGAGGTCCGCGTCGTCGGCGTCCAGCCCGAGGGGGCCGCACACGCCAAGCCGTCGCTGGAGGCCGGCGAGATCCGGCGGCTCTCGGAGGTCGACACCGTCGCCGACGGGATCGCCGATGCGCGACTGCTCGAGACGACGTTCGCGATCGCCCGCGAGGTCGTCGACGACGTGGTGACCGTCTCCGACCGGGAGATCGCCGCCGCCGTCGCCCTGTTGGCAGAACGGGAGAAGGTCGTCGCCGAGGGGGCCGGGGCGGCACCGCTGGCCGCGGCGCTGTCGGCGGACCTCGACGTCCGCGGAGACCACGTCGGCGTCGTCGTCTCCGGCGGCAACGTCGACTTGACAGAACACGGCGACCTCGTCCGGACCGGGCTCCGGAAGCTCGGGCGCTACGCGACGGTCAGGCTGGCGCTCGACGACTGGCCGACGCTCGTCGGCGACGTCGTCGACGCCGTCGAGGGCGAGGGCGCGCAACTGGACGTTCTCGAACGTGCCGAGAGCGGGACGGCCGATCCCCCGAACCGGACGCCGCTCAAGATTGGGTTCGAGGGGAGCGGGGAGGACCACGCCGAGGCGGTCGTCGCCGAACTCTCCGCGGTCGAGGGGGTGTCCGTCGTGGCGCGGTCCGTCGACGCCGACTAG